The following DNA comes from Brassica oleracea var. oleracea cultivar TO1000 chromosome C5, BOL, whole genome shotgun sequence.
AGCCTTCTTGCACTCATCCCATGCGGTGATTAAATCTCTTGAAAGGCTCTTCTCCCATGTGTGAGCTTTGTCTCCCAAAGAGAATAGAAACAACCTTAGCTTGAATGCATCTTCAGAGACACCATTGATCTTTGTAGTTCCACACAGCTTATCAAAGTTATCCAAATGGTCTAGTGGATCCTCCAAGGCAAGACCATGNNNNNNNNNNNNNNNNNNNNNNNNGTTGCTCTGGATCATGTTTATCAAGCTTGACTTGATCTCAAAGTTGTTGTTTTCTACAGCTGGTGCTCTAATGCCAGTTCTATGCCCATGGATATTGGGCTCATCATGGGTGCCAATAGCTCTAGCTTGGCGCTGTGGGTGTTGTGGCCTAAGGTTGTCAGCTCCTTGGCCATTACCTTCTCCATCTTAAGGCTGATTCTGATGTTGATCCATCACAAACCCCAATCTGTCTAAGTGAGCCTGTTGCTCTTCTTTTCTTCTCCTCCTTGCAATCTCCCTTTCAAGTGCTCTAATGTCTTCAACTCTTGGAACTAGGTCTGTTGGGCCTCTACTCCGGAATTTAATGCACCTGAGATACAAAAGCCTAGGAAAGAGAATCAGTAACTAGATATAAGAAAATAAGATTTAGTCTCAAGCAAGAACCAAATCTCAATGTTAAAATCAACTTAGAATTGGCAACGGCTCCAAATTTGAAATGGACTTTTCAAGGGTCCAATAATTAAATCATCATAGTAATTAAAATGTCAATCCATTTCTAAGAGTTTTGAATCAAAGAGAATTCAGGTTTTCAATTAAGCTAAATGCAATCAATAAGATGAGTGGTTTCAATCAATGTAATAGGTTTCTAAAGCAACTAAACAACAACTTTCAATCAATTGGAATAAGGAGGAATCATGGGCATATGATTTTTATTTCAGATGACTAAGATTAAATCTAAAATGGCAAGGTTTCAATCAANNNNNNNNNNNNNNNNNNNNNNNNNNNNNNNNNNNNNNNNNNNNNNNNNNNNNNNNNNNNNNNNNNNNNNNNNNNNNNNNNNNNNNNNNNNNNNNNNNNNNNNNNNNNNNNNNNNNNNNNNNNNNNNNNNNNNNNNNNNNNNNNNNNNNNNNNNNNNNNNNNNNNNNNNNNNNNNNNNNNNNNNNNNNNNNNNNNNNNNNNNNNNNNNNNNNNNNNNNNNNNNNNNNNNNNNNNNNNNNNNNNNNNNNNNNNNNNNNNNNNNNNNNNNNNNNNNNNNNNNNNNNNNNNNNNNNNNNNNNNNNNNNNNNNNNNNNNNNACTCATAATCATGGTAGACACTAGATCATTAGTTGATCCAAATCTAAACATGATTAATGGTCAAAGTAATCAAGCAAAGATAAGAAATTATGATCAAGATTAGATCTTTCACCCAAAAGTGGCTTTTGATTAGATAGAAAACAAGATAAGTCCTAAAATAAGGTCTAAAAAGTATTTATAGTGGCCTAAAAACGAGCTAGGTCGACCCAACAAGCATGGATTGACCTAAGATAATTTGGGTAAAAAGTTGGTAAAAACAGAAGTGAAGATTTTTCTAAGTGTCGCAGGTGGTTTTTGACATGTCATTTGGCCGCTGCACACTCTAGCAGCATGTTTCTTCTCGTTTGGCCGCTGCATCTTCCAGATATCGGGCAGGGAGTAGTGGATTTCTCCAGCGGCTTGTCTTGGCCACTGCATTTGGCCGCTGGGACAGTTGGGAACTCGTCTTATGAACCAAAATCACCTTTCTTGTCTCTAAATCATCTCCAAAGGTTCCAAACTCATCAAATAGCATCTCTATCACCTTATGGAGACAAATGTATATGCAATGCACCTAAATCTATTCAAAATGCATCTAAATGGACAAATTGAGGATTAAAATGGTTGCTAAAACTATGTAAATACACAAGATATCAATTTCTAGTAACGTTTTGGACTTTTGGACATCCTGGAAAAAGATTTTGTTTCGTCCTCTCCTGTGACTTATTGTATAATTAATCATTACCCAACTCAATTATTTATCACTAAGGTAAGGAGTCTTTTAAATTAATTAGTGATGGAAGAAATAATTAAATTTCTGGAATTATTAAATCATCTTGAAACTGATACATTCTCATAAATTAAGTAAGAAAACAAATCCATCAATTAATCTTATAACTATTCCTATGAAGTCATATTAGTATTTTGTACTCAGCTTTAAGGGGAATAACAAGAATATCACACATATTTGGTAGATGATCATGAACCAAATGCTGGTGATTTATTGGTTGACAGGTTCAATATAAATATTTTTCTTTGGGATTACGAGTCTTTTTTACTACGATTTCAATTGATCTTTGGCCATTCACAGATTTTTTTAATAGCAAAAAACCTAAATTTTTAAGGATTTTCAGTGAATTAATTTGGGTTTTAATCCCTCCAAATAAAAATAAATAAAATTTAATAGATCATATAAATGAAAAAATCATCAGCTATACATATATAACGTTTTCTGTCAGTAAATTTTTATCTAATTAACTAGATGATTCGTCAATTTGAAATTTTATAAAACGAACCTATTAAAACAGATGCTTCAAGCTTACTCAGACTAGAGTCTACGCTAATGAAAAGGTTGGTTATATGGTAATTAGTCTTTGGGAAATATAAGATCGAGACATCGTAACTAATGATGTGCATTTTTCTTTTCCATCATGATTAACAGACCGTTATATTCATAAAAATACTGTAGAAAACTAAGGGTTGAATTTTACCATTGCAGGATCTCAAAATGTAATATATCCAGCTAGGTAACATACTAACACTTCTTCCACCTCAGACTACTTCGGGACGAACCTCCTCGAGCGGTCGAGCCTATACGTTGGATACTGACTCAGACGTGCTGCGTGCATGTGCATCAAATACGTATTGATCAGGATAATTCGGAACTTAGTTGAAGGTGAGTCTGTGCTGGCCTGTTGGGTTTAAATATCATCATCATTGTAAGGATATACTAAATTTTTATTTGGCAGGCCGGAATAAAAGATGGTTTTATTTTGGGAAATTTGGTTTTCTTACTTTTACTTGCGTATAGAATGCATCTGTCCATTAAAACAGTTATAATACCGTTTCAAAAAATATTGAAAACTTACACCAACAATAATGAACAAAAATAAAATTTTACTTTATTATAAGCAATCTTTTATTTTTTATTCACACTCCATTTTTGCAGTAAATTATATAGAGGATGAGTATGGTCTTACCAGCTTAAAAGTCTAGAGTTTTAACATGTTTTAAATTCTAGCAATTAAATAATTAGATATCCGAATATATCTAGAAAAAGTAGAAACAAATCCACGTAATGAATATTTGTGGCGTACCCGTTTAGTGTTTTTTTTAAAGTAACCCGTTTAGTGTTTCATACGCATTTTAAGTTTAAGAGAGTAGTAGATGAAAATATCATGTATAAATACAACAAACAAACAAAAATAGGGTAAAGAGAAAGCTGCAAGATAGTGAATCTAAGCTGAAAACATAAAAAAGCTGCTGAAGAGAACAGTCAGCTATCTTTTAAGTGTTTTCATTTAGATATAATGAAAATCTTTTCACAGAAGTATGAATCATACCTATGGCTTTACTTTTTACTTTTCTAATGATACGTAGCTACTTTTTTTGCTTTTTAACCCTAAAAGTGAATATAGGTTCCATGTTCTTCGATAGATTGTTCTTCTTCATGATAAGACAATGATCATAGTCTCTCTTCTTCCATGAATCCCACGTACCACTGATTTTGTGTTCCAGTTTAACCATAAAACCCCCAAAACATGATTTGCTATTATGATTACTGCATACTGTACAAAACAAGTTTCTTTTCTTTTTGACGCTATCTCTCGAACAAAATTTTGGTTGGACTTTATATTTTGTAAGACGCAAATTTTTAAGACTCTGAATGGTGATGTGCGGGATAATTGCGGGACAAGTACGGTGCGGTTGTAATAGTAACAAAAACATATAGGCTTTGAATGTTACAAACCACTCCGCACCGTACCGCAGTTATCAGTAACAAAAATCGTTACATATGCCATATTTATATACGTTTTTATAACTGTGAAAACCGCACCGCAGCTGAATCGCTTGTCCTGCACCGCTCAACCCGCAGTTACTATTCGGAGCCATAGATAGATTAGGTATATGTAAAGATTTTTGTTATTATTCACGGCGGTGCGGTGCGGAGTGGTTAGTAACCATTCGAAACCTTAGTTTTATTTAGCGCGTTGTTTAACTTAGATAATTATCGCATAACAATTATAAGGTTGAATGGGTTTGTATATAGAGTTGTCCACTAATATGGTTCACACATCGAGGTGAATAGTTTATGCATGTTTAGTCGGCTATGTGATTTTCTATAAAGATGTAAGTTAGTATATAAGAAGACAATTTTTGACAAAGTTGCCACAACAAGACATTCTTAGCCTTGTGTAATGATTTTTGGTTATTATTTATTCGAATTTATTTGCATTCAAAGACAAAGTATATACTGTCCATTACCACAAGAGAGTGTTTTATAAAATTGATTAAAGGGTTAAAAGTTGTACTCGCACAATTTCAAAGGTCCAATAAAAGATGAAAACCTTTTTCAATAAAGAGATCACATATATTCATTATTGTTTTAATCAAAATATCACTTAAAGAACATGGAGAAGAACATCAGCCACGCGTACGCCCAATAGCCAATTTTACCAACCTATCGACTTAACGCATGTAATGAAATTATCAACCTTTCTTAGATAATTATATATGTGTGTATATATATGGCATATAATAGAGGCCAACGACAACTGATTCATTACAGGAAACAAATGACAGATAAAATAAAGAGAAGCAGTAAAACTACATATATAAGATGAATCAGTAGTTCAGTTATTCGAAATAAATATAGGGAACAGGGAACATTAAATACTAAGTAAATTAATATTAAATTATTACTCTTCTTGAATTCTCCTTATGATTTGATTCAAAGCTGTTGCAATGTCGTCTACAGTATTCAGTTGGCTCCCTTCTTCGACCTGAATAAACCATTTTTTTCTTAATAAAATAAAGTATATATATAACCAATATTGGAAAAGGTTAAAGCTGACAAAATAAATGTACATTTTATAATAAAAAACTACATTTTGTTAAGAAACAAGCTTAATATGAGTGTCTCCTAAGTTAAAAAAAAAATATGAATGTCTCCTAAAACAAGTGGTAGCCTCACTTGGTTATCCGTACTCACTTCATCTACAATCTGATGACCACTACATATCCACACTGCATACACATGCATATATATCGATTCATAGAATCATATTCGTGTTTCGTTTTTAGGTTGGTCCCCTGATTCTTACATTGTAAATGCACGATTATGAAACTCAGATTATATTAAAGGATGATTTTGAGTTTGACCCACAACTACTGAAGCCAGCCCTAAGTAACCAAAGAAAGTAAGAATCATATTTTTTTTTTTGTTGCTAAGTAAAAATATCTATATACAAAGAAATTGATCTTAACTTGTTCGTCTTTGCAACCTTCTAAAACCAAGACATAACCATAACCAGTACTAATCCAGTTTCTCCCCGACAGTATAAGATTTTTAAAAAGTAAATCATCAGATTGAAACTATATGCACCACTCACCAATTAATCCCTCTCTAATATCTCGTGATTGATTAACTAAAAAGCAAACAAAATATTAGGGGTAAAATAAATGATGGAAAATTTATACGTACCTTGACGCTGATGGAGTAGAGAATCGAGTTGTCGAGAGTGGTGACATTGAGATGAAGAAGAGTTAGCCTTAGGCTCTGTATCGAATCTACGAGCTTAAGAAGCTGCCTCGGCTTCTTCTTAGACATTATCTTGATGTTCGCGTGGCCTTCCGCCACCGTCACTTCTATCTCTGCCGGTGAAGATGAGTTTTCCGTTGCTGATGATGATGATTTTGTCGAGTATTGAGGGTAAGTGAAGAATTCTGAGAAGGGACTCATCAATGAGCTAGTGCTTGTGTCAACTTCATGGGTCGTCGTTGTGGTTCTCCTAGGCTCCATTGATTGTAAGATGTGCTCTAACTCCTTTACATAGTTAATGGCTCCTCCTACTATCGACGCTTGATCTCCCTTTACCACAAAAAAAACTCGTTCAGATCGGATATGAATGTGGGTGGTTCATCCAGGATTTTAACAAATCTTTGAACGTTAGATAAATTACATACCCAAGTATCATGGTAATTGCATAAATTACTGGGTTTTTTTTGTTGTTGTATACTTTTATTAAAAAATCCCAATATTATTAACCCATATATACTCTTTTTTTTTATTAACCCATATATACTCATTCTAGAAAATTGTTGTCACATAATTTTTTGGTGTTAAATAGTAGTAATAAAGATCGAAATTTGTATCTTTGCATAAATTTACAGGGTAGGCGTTCTTCTTAATAAATCGTATTATAATCCAAATAATCTAAATCATTTCCATAACTTTATTTGTTAAATGATAATGTATATTTCATCTTTTAAAAAGAGTTATTTTTCTTTGGTTTGAAGAAACCTCAAAATACGCAAAAATATAGTAGTACTGGTACACCAAGGAAGTAAAACAAGGACACACACATCTGAAAGACCTATGAATTATAGTGACCAAATGATAGAAATAGTATATAAGTATATGTATGTGAGTAACTAAAGACTAAATTACCCTTTGAGCATATGACGACGGCATTAGAGAACGGAGTACGGCGAGGTACTCATTCATCTGTTTCCGGCGATTTCTCTCGACGGCTATGTGAGTCATTCTCTGGCTCTCGATCTCTTCCTTGTTCTTGTTGCTCCTCGTTCTCCTTCTCTTCCTCCTCGGTTGTATAGGAGGATGATTTTCCACATCAGTGGCGCGAAGATCAAGCTTTTCATCCAACAAAGGGATTAAAGGGTACTTATGATGATAGTCTCGCCATTGACGTTCTTCCTCATCTTTTTCCACAAAACTTTGTTCTTGGCCTAACGTATCAATGTTGTTCTTCGTGTCTTGAGCTACTACCTCTTCTTGATAAGACAAATCGTAAAACATGAAATCTTTGCAATTAGAGAGGTATCCGGATGTATCTTGCGGGTATACGACAGCGCCTAAAGGCATTTTTCAGCTCGAGATTGTTAAAAAAATTCAATTATATGGAAAGAACGGATTGAGAAATCAAGAGACGGAGAAAGAAGGAAAGGAACAAAATTAAGACAGAAAGTGTTTGTCGCTCTCCTTTTTTGTCTTGAGGGGGAAATAAAGGCAAAAGGGTTAAGACCCACAAAAAGAAGCTAAGAGCATCATTGTCCCTAAAATCCCAAATGGGGTTTCTTAATTTTTCTTTTTTACTTTTTCAAATTAAAAAAAAAAATGAACCAATCGTGAGCCGCCACGTGTTAGTGGAGCCCGAGAACAGTGTAAAAAACCCTTAAGAACCGACTAATATTTAGTAGTTTTTGTAACCGGTTTCTTAAAAAAAAGTGGGTCCTACGCGGGATCCACAGGCTAAGAAACCCTCTAGTATATCCGGATAAAGATGCTCTAAGCTTGTTATTAGTTATATAAGATTATTTTTTATATCGATATTAAGAACTCACCGGCACGGAGGAAGATAGATAGGAGAGTGAAAGAGGAAGTATGAAGATCAAACAAAAAGGTATTTGTTTATTATGGGGACTCTTGCATGCGGTTAGTCGATGCAGAGTACGTCTGTGAGACTATATGGTAACTATTAGTATATTATTTTGAAGCTCTCGACAGCTGACCCCAAAAAAGCTCCAAAAATCCAATACGAATAAGATTAAAAAAATTACTGAAGAGATAAAGTGAATTTAATAGAACTTTAATTGATATCTAAACGATCAAGGTCAATCTATTTATTACCAATTGAATTTAAATTAAATTGATAAGGTGTTGCTCAATGATTCTCGAAAATTCATAATAAACCTGAATCTAACAAGCTATCAGAGTCCAAATCTTAAATTTCCTAAACCCCTACTAATATAATTTTTTTGTCCGGGCATAAAGGTCATACTTACCCTCCCGATTGGATATAACTATCGTATTATACTTGCTCGACCAAATATATATATCTTAAAATTCTTAGATTTATGGCCGATAAGAAACATCATCTGGAGGAGGAGTATTAGAGATAAGTATCTCACTTCGAGAATTCAAAGATACCTTAATTAATATATAAAATGTAATGGTCAATCCACTTACTGCCAGTTAGTTTTAAATTGAAAATCCATGAAACTTGACAAGGTATCAGAGCCTGCTAAACCTGACTACGAAAAAGGTTTAGAATCGATCTTACACGCGTTTATAATTTGGCCCAAAAAGTGGCTTGTGCCCTCCTACTCAAAATGATGGTCTACGAGATAAATGGCTAGAAGAATCATTATTTCGAGGGATTATTTCGAGGGATCAGGTATTGGGATTACGTAGAGATTAATAGGCTATGTGCCTTAATCAGTGTGTAAGGATATAAGCTTCCACATAGTATGTTTCAATAGGACATGAGGACTTGATCACTCCATTTACCGCATATTAGTTTTAAATTGGAATGAAACTTGACAGAAATTGTAATAATATCAATATGGAAATAACTTTTGCATACAACAATATATATATATATATATATATATATATAATTAAATTAAATATGTCCTTATGATGTTAGTTGTTTTAGTTATCCCTAAACGCCATTAGCAGATAATTCTTTTAGTCCTATGTAATTTAAGAATAAACAATATTTATCAATAAATAATCTAGGTGAAGCAGTGAGAAGTGATTTTTAATGAGGAAAAATTGGAAAAATGAGACATTTTGAACTTTTGTTTGTCACAATAAGACTTTTCATACTTTTAGCAATTCTGAACATGTTTTACCCTTCTTTAATGAGAAGAATAGTAAATTAAATTTTAAAAATGTAAAAAAATATGAAAACTGTTGGAAACATAAGTATGACAATATATATGTTTAAACTTAAAAAAAAAATGGAATCATATTTTATTTTATCTTCTAGCTATAATTAGAATACTCATTCTGACAATCTATCTAGTTTATCTGTTTGATTCTAAGTTTTAAACATAGATATATCAAGGGTATATACCGTAAACTAACATTTCTTGTATATTCTAGCAAAGATAGAATCGGTTACGTTATAATAAAAAAAAATGTCTTCGGTATACCTACAGCTTGATAACGATATATAGCCACAACTCAATGATATATGTTGGTTATATTACGTGACATAACTTGTTATGCCTTTTATCTTATATGACGCATACAGGAAGAATACATTTCTCACTTAATTACGGTGTTCTGCTTAGGTAGTGTACATATTCTAGGCAAATCGTGAAAATATGGAAACTTCCATATTCGGTTAAAGAAGTTATCTAATTCTAAACTAAATCTGCCCTAAATCTCTCAAAATATATTTGAGAATATTTTCTCCACGTTCTTCTCCTCCTCCTCCTCCCACGATTTTTTTCTCTTCATTTGTGTTTCTCTCTTCTTCATCCACAAAGTCATCTCTTCTCTCTATCAATACAACATGGTTCTAATCTATGTTAAATCTGGTGAATGGGTGCCTAGTTGCAGTGAAGAGTGGAGTTTCGTGGTAGACAAAGCAAGGCGTGGTCGAAGGTAACATTAGAAACTACTACTCCATTGGAGAAGCTCAAGAGGATCGTGTGTAAGGATTATGGGGTGGACCTTAATGTTCTTAATACCAAATTCAGTTATTCGATAGTGAATCAAATAGGGAATCCTCCAATTATTATCACCAATGATCGGAAAACATCAAATTGTCAAAGCTATTTCTAAGTTTTGATACAAAACCACTCACGGGTTTTCCGTTTCATTATTCCGGTGAGAGTTTCTTCGTAGACGAGGAGGAGGAGGTGGCAGTGGTTCTTGATGAAGCCAGAGATGAGGTTGGCCCCATTACTCGCAGCATTACTTGCATCATTGATAGATATGGACCCTTCAAACAAGTGGATCTCGGAGGACTCGTAGATCCTTCTCTTAACCTCCCCGGATGTAGTAGCCCACTTGTGTTTGTGTGCTCTTATGTTCCTAGCTCTGTTGAAATCATGTAAACTGCCCCCCACTAAGGCAAATAGAGTATCAGTTAACTCTGCTGTTGTCCTTTTTTCTATCAGTTATCTTGTCTCTGAACATGGCCTATGCTTTCTTTACTTTTGTTCAGTCTTATTTTATATTTCCAATCAAAATACTTTTGTGTTGTGACCTTGTATGTATGGCTTCCTCCACCATGTATTTGAGAACACTATGATGAAACAGTGGAGATAGTAGTGAAAGAGCGCAGAGAGATTGGTAAAGAAAGTGATGAAGTTGCTTTGTCTACCACGAAAGAAAAGAAGAAGCATCGCCAAGGATGCTCTCTGTCTCTTCTTTAACCTCTAATAACTAATAACACAAATACATATCAATGTTTTCAGCTTCAACAACCAAGAATGTCATATTAATTAATACATATGCAACTAAAGATCGAGTATGAGTACATTGTAAAGGTGGGGTTTGAAGCTGCATTAAAGTAATAAACCATAGAAGGAAGAAAAAAACAAAACTTTGACATAATCCCAGATTCTCTAAAACCTAGTAGAAACCTGTTTGAAAAGACTGAAACACAAACCAACAAGTGATTCAGCAATACTGGCTGCATCATTCGGGTTTCTTGGTTCCTGTGATCTTTAGAGCACCTTCGTCCACCAACACTTGCAGCTCTTCCTTAGCCATCTCACGCACTTGATCATCTTGAGTCTCTAAGAAAGCATATAATATCCTTGAACTGCAGATAAAGAGGAGATTGAACACAAATTCAGATTTTAAGGACTTGCTTGTTTGCAAATAAAATGGATAAATGAGTGAAGTGATTAGAGGCTAACCAGTGTCCTTGAGCCCATGACCGACACTTTCCAGACAAGGCCTTC
Coding sequences within:
- the LOC106293423 gene encoding transcription factor bHLH94-like, which encodes MPLGAVVYPQDTSGYLSNCKDFMFYDLSYQEEVVAQDTKNNIDTLGQEQSFVEKDEEERQWRDYHHKYPLIPLLDEKLDLRATDVENHPPIQPRRKRRRTRSNKNKEEIESQRMTHIAVERNRRKQMNEYLAVLRSLMPSSYAQRGDQASIVGGAINYVKELEHILQSMEPRRTTTTTHEVDTSTSSLMSPFSEFFTYPQYSTKSSSSATENSSSPAEIEVTVAEGHANIKIMSKKKPRQLLKLVDSIQSLRLTLLHLNVTTLDNSILYSISVKVEEGSQLNTVDDIATALNQIIRRIQEE